Proteins found in one Drosophila busckii strain San Diego stock center, stock number 13000-0081.31 chromosome 2R, ASM1175060v1, whole genome shotgun sequence genomic segment:
- the LOC108594900 gene encoding myosin light chain kinase, smooth muscle isoform X3: MRGAPRPKITWYKDGIQLSSSSEHVKVRQIGSTCALTISTVSELDSGRYTCEATNSKGRVSTFARLQVVADPRVYEADSRLKEIAHGAHPAELGESLPIFTMRLRDRRVQVTYPVRLTCQVVGYPAPEVLWLKDEQLITADRRHLITAEGQFYTLEIAATTLADSGTYTCTAKNELGSVSCHSCLVVDKGIRAYISPDFYVPLDPFYLFHEGDEIRLSTKVEAYPTVGVTWHRNGMRLRPSRRISASLDATGYVELVIADATPRDAGIYVCVASNVVGKVETICRVVIEEREQDTTTPTRALEIPSIKTSDMPYSKEPLFVVKPRSSEAYEGDNVIIFCEVVGDPKPDVVWLRDFLNPEYYKDATHFRRIGDGPEYRLEIPSAKLDFTGTYSVIASNCHGEAKAVISLQIFAKDILKENRMDKVHTRHGNIETLPRFVRNLRNLRCCDGDAISLECHVEAMPEPYIIWEKDGHVIPSDKDYVMSYDGIKATLSIPRIYPEDEGEYTCVAKNSVGRTLSSACIIVDVPEEKENMLSRQLSRPSGLLSAHSTPRSTPRSTPNRSFSPMRLSYRNTSIDLQTGSVERSRSDSRCISAPKFLAIPYNRVVEEGDSVRFQCAIGGHPTPWATWDKDGLIVTPTTRIAVKEVDDLRFIEIDEVGFDDAGLYRITLENDFGRIEATARLDVISSSRYSKSPSARSVRASSSRRNAYLYRRIMGPSTAIGGRMALASGFRGSSVPSVRFYHNNVELESTERIHIVLQEDEAMLFVDNVTWEDEGVYTCIISGDHDPLVSSIDVKFYETAADIRHRRAAITEPLPELYRSVEGEVIDLCCSIESNEPYSYVWLRNGEILSDSEEFNYIDHGNGCLCLRINDAFDIDSGIYSCQVYTESDADDDGGCDCSSSGELCVLERDLSRVDESVQLLKSPLPVVCAAGGEALFYARVFPCQADAEWYLNGKLIEGDSQNMTLESYPENGIRLLRLRNLQVSQSGELRLQVKHPQCERRTPATRNYTSLLVLPLNNNNNNNNCSSSSNLSYNNNICNNSPLAGGSCILRRPEDCTALIGGLVTLSVHYEPFPNTKVIWYKACRAIVEGANVTIRTTAQQSTLCITDISADDSGKYTAEIMNDYGVEAAAASVAVEGPPEPPSGKPSVSLGPDRVAVAWCGPPYDGGCMLTGFIIELQSFNPTDCDSVKDNAKWQEVAHVVDSLAYTIKDLQAQLQYRFRVRAENIHGRSAASQVSELVQLLPRSETTVDSSSRNTDVVSVQAGGDFKARFEIIEELGKGRFGIVYKVQERAQPQQQLAAKVIKCIKASDRQKVLEEICIMRSLQHPKLLQLAASFESPREIVMVMEYITGGELFERVVADDFTLTELDCILFLRQVCEGVAYMHSQSVVHLDLKPENIMCHTRTSHQIKIIDFGLAQRLDTKSPVRVLFGTPEFIPPEIISYEPIDFKSDMWSVGVICYVLLSGLSPFMGDTDVETFSNITRADYDFDDEAFDCVSQEAKDFISQLLVHRKESRLTATQCLESKWLCQRHDENLSNNKICTDKLKKFIIRRKWQQQPPASASATASQNLHKPNPCPALRCLSAPQRRRG, encoded by the exons ATGCGTGGTGCTCCGCGCCCGAAGATCACCTGGTACAAGGATGGCAtccagctgagcagcagctcggaGCATGTCAAGGTGCGCCAAATAGGCTCTACCTGTGCTCTGACCATATCCACAGTCTCAGAGCTCGACTCGGGTCGTTATACTTGCGAGGCGACCAACTCCAAGGGGCGAGTCTCCACCTTTGCGCGCTTGCAGGTTGTCGCCGATCCGCGTGTGTACGAGGCGGATTCGCGGCTCAAGGAGATTGCACATGGAGCGCACCCAGCCGAGTTGGGGGAATCGCTACCCATCTTTACCATGCGCCTGCGAGATAGACGTGTGCAAGTGACCTATCCGGTGCGTCTCACCTGCCAGGTCGTGGGCTATCCCGCGCCCGAGGTTCTTTGGCTAAAGGATGAGCAGCTCATCACTGCGGACAGGCGTCATCTCATCACGGCGGAAGGGCAATTCTATACGCTGGAGATTGCTGCCACAACTCTCGCAGACAGTGGCACTTACACCTGCACGGCCAAGAACGAGCTCGGCTCCGTGTCCTGTCACAGCTGTCTGGTCGTGGATAAGGGCATACGCGCCTATATATCGCCTGACTTTTATGTGCCGCTCGATCCCTTCTATTTGTTCCACGAGGGCGATGAAATCCGGTTGTCCACTAAGGTCGAGGCGTATCCCACTGTCGGCGTCACCTGGCATCGGAACGGCATGCGTCTGCGTCCCAGTCGTCGGATCTCCGCCAGCCTCGACGCCACTGGCTATGTAGAGCTGGTCATAGCCGATGCAACGCCTCGCGATGCGGGCATCTATGTTTGTGTGGCCTCCAATGTGGTCGGAAAGGTGGAAACCATTTGCCGTGTTGTTATTGAAGAGCGCGAGCAGGATACAACAACGCCTACCCGTGCTTTGGAAATACCCAGCATCAAAACCAGCGATATGCC CTATTCCAAGGAACCGCTATTTGTAGTCAAGCCACGCTCAAGTGAGGCTTATGAGGGCGACAATGTCATTATTTTCTGCGAAGTTGTTGGCGATCCCAAGCCTGATGTGGTCTGGCTGCGAGATTTCCTTAAT CCTGAATATTATAAGGACGCAACGCATTTTCGACGCATTGGCGACGGTCCGGAATATCGACTAGAGATTCCGAGCGCCAAGTTGGATTTCACCGGCACCTACTCTGTCATAGCTAGCAATTGTCATGGAGAAGCCAAGGCTGTAATTTCACTGCAAATTTTCGCCAAAG ATATACTGAAAGAAAATCGCATGGATAAAGTTCACACACGACATgg CAACATTGAAACACTGCCGCGTTTTGTACGCAACCTGCGCAATCTGCGCTGCTGCGACGGCGACGCCATCTCACTGGAATGCCATGTGGAGGCCATGCCAGAACCATACATAATTTGGGAAAAGGATGGTCACGTCATACCTAGCGACAAAGACTACGTAATGTCGTATGATGGCATTAAAGCAACACTTAGCATACCCAGGATATATCCCGAGGATGAGGGCGAGTACACCTGCGTGGCGAAGAACTCTGTGGGTCGTACGCTCTCCTCCGCCTGCATCATAGTGGATGTTCCCGAGGAGAAGGAAAACATGTTGAGCAGACAACTCTCCCGTCCAAGTGGGTTACTCTCGGCACACTCAACGCCGCGTTCGACACCACGATCCACGCCCAATCGCAGCTTCTCTCCCATGCGACTCTCCTATCGCAATACCAGCATTGATCTACAGACAGGCAGCGTAGAGCGAAGCCGCAGCGACTCACGCTGTATCTCTGCACCCAAATTCCTAGCCATTCCGTACAATCGCGTTGTAGAGGAGGGCGACAGCGTGCGCTTCCAGTGCGCCATTGGCGGTCATCCTACACCCTGGGCCACCTGGGATAAGGATGGTCTTATTGTCACACCCACTACGCGAATTGCTGTAAAGGAAGTGGATGACTTGCGATTCATTGAAATTGATGAGGTGGGCTTCGACGATGCCGGTCTCTATCGCATTACGCTGGAGAATGATTTTGGACGTATTGAGGCCACAGCACGCCTAGATGTGATCAGCAGTTCGCGCTACTCCAAGTCGCCCTCTGCACGTAGCGTGCGTGCCTCTTCCTCTCGACGCAATGCCTATCTATACAGACGAATCATGGGCCCCTCCACAG CTATTGGCGGTCGCATGGCTTTGGCAAGCGGCTTTCGCGGCTCCTCAGTGCCTTCGGTGCGTTTCTATCACAACAATGTGGAGCTAGAGTCTACGGAGCGTATACATATAGTACTTCAAGAGGATGAGGCTATGTTATTTGTGGACAACGTCACCTGGGAGGACGAGGGCGTCTATACTTGCATTATCAGCGGCGATCATGATCCTCTTGTAAGCTCCATTGATGTCAAGTTTTATGAGACAGCGGCGGACATAAGGCACCGTCGCGCGGCTATTACGGAGCCTTTGCCCGAATTATACCGCTCTGTGGAGGGTGAGGTCATCGATTTGTGTTGCAGCATTGAGAGCAACGAGCCCTACAGCTACGTCTGGTTGCGCAATGGCGAAATTTTGAGCGACAGCGAGGAGTTCAA CTACATTGATCATGGCAATGGTTGCCTTTGTCTCCGCATCAACGACGCCTTTGACATTGACTCGGGCATTTACAGCTGTCAGGTGTACACTGAATCTGACGCGGATGACGACGGTGGCTGCGATTGCAGCAGTAGCGGCGAATTGTGCGTGCTGGAGCGCGATCTCTCACGAGTGGATGAAAGTGTGCAGTTGCTCAAGTCTCCGTTGCCCGTTGTTTGTGCGGCGGGCGGAGAGGCGCTCTTCTATGCACGCGTATTTCCCTGCCAAGCGGATGCCGAGTGGTATCTCAATGGAAAACTCATCGAGGGTGACTCACAAAACATGACG TTGGAGTCTTATCCGGAGAACGGCATACGCTTGCTGCGTCTGCGTAACCTGCAAGTGTCCCAATCCGGCGAGCTGCGTCTTCAGGTCAAGCATCCGCAGTGCGAGCGACGTACGCCCGCCACACGTAACTACACCAGCCTGCTAGTGCTTccactcaacaacaacaacaacaacaacaactgcagcagcagtagtaatctcagctacaacaataacatctGCAACAATTCACCGCTGGCTGGAGGCAGCTGCATTTTGAGGCGCCCTGAAGATTGCACCGCTCTCATTGGCGGCCTGGTTACACTGAGCGTGCACTATGAGCCATTCCCCAACACCAAAGTTATATGGTACAAGGCG TGTCGCGCCATTGTCGAGGGCGCCAATGTGACCATCCGCACTACGGCCCAGCAATCAACACTCTGCATTACGGACATCTCGGCAGATGATAGCGGAAAGTATACGGCGGAAATAATGAATGACTACGGTGTGGAAGCAGCTGCCGCCTCTGTGGCAGTCGAAGGACCCCCTGAGCCGCCCAGCGGCAAACCAAGCGTGTCCTTGGGACCAGATCGCGTCGCTGTGGCCTGGTGTGGACCACCCTACGATGGCGGCTGCATGCTAACGGGCTTTAT TATTGAGCTGCAGAGTTTCAATCCAACGGACTGTGATAGCGTCAAGGATAACGCCAAGTGGCAGGAGGTAGCGCATGTGGTGGACAGCTTGGCTTACACTATTAAGGATTTGCAGGCGCAATTGCAATATAGATTTCGCGTCCGAGCGGAAAACATACACGGACGCAGTGCGGCCAGCCAGGTTAGCGAGCTGGTGCAACTACTTCCCAGATCTGAGACAACGGTGGATAGCAGCAGCCGAAATACGGATGTGGTGAGCGTTCAAGCTGGCGGAGATTTTAAGGCGCGCTTTGAGATCATTGAGGAGCTGGGCAAGGGACGCTTCGGCATTGTCTATAAGGTGCAAGAGCGCGCacagccgcaacagcagctggccgCCAAGGTGATCAAGTGCATCAAGGCCAGTGATCGTCAGAAAGTGCTCGAAGAGATTTGCATAATGCGTTCCCTGCAGCATCctaagctgctgcagttggccGCCTCATTCGAGAGTCCGCGTGAAATTGTCATGGTTATGGAATA CATTACGGGCGGCGAGCTGTTTGAGCGCGTGGTTGCGGATGACTTCACCTTGACGGAGCTGGATTGCATATTGTTTCTGCGTCAGGTGTGCGAGGGCGTGGCCTATATGCACAGCCAGAGTGTGGTGCATCTGGATCTAAAGCCGGAGAATATTATGTGCCACACGCGCACCAGTCATCAAATCAAGATTATTGACTTTGGCCTGGCCCAGCGGCTGGATACCAAATCACCCGTGCGTGTGCTGTTCGGCACGCCGGAGTTTATACCGCCAGAGATTATTAGCTATGAGCCCATTGACTTCAAGTCCGACATGTGGAGCGTGGGCGTCATATGTTATGTGCT aCTCTCTGGTCTCTCACCCTTCATGGGCGATACGGATGTGGAAACTTTTTCGAACATAACACGTGCGGATTACGACTTTGACGATGAGGCTTTTGATTGCGT TTCGCAGGAGGCCAAGGACTTTATATCGCAGCTGCTGGTACATCGTAAGGAGTCACGCTTGACCGCCACGCAGTGTTTGGAGTCGAAGTGGCTGTGCCAGCGCCACGATGAAAAtctcagcaacaacaaaatctgCACGGACAAGCTTAAGAAGTTTATCATTCGACGCAAATGGCAG cagcaaccgccagcgtcagcgtcggCAACCGCAAGCCAAAACCTACACAAACCCAATCCATGCCCAGCTCTCCGCTGCCTCAGCGCGCCGCAACGCCGACGCGGCTGA